In Egibacteraceae bacterium, a single genomic region encodes these proteins:
- a CDS encoding CobD/CbiB family cobalamin biosynthesis protein, producing the protein MSAAPALAVGWAADAAVGDPRRFHPVAGFGAAAARVEGRWWRDSRAAGTTYAGMLVGAPTVAVWALDRWARRRGAVPAGLLTAAVVWAATGGRSLAAAGRRLAGALDRDDLPAAREILPSLCGRDPSGLDAKALAQAGVESLAENTADAVTGPLVWGALAGPAGAVAHRCANTLDAMVGHRSPRHARFGWAAARLDDALGWLPARVTTVLLAALAPAVGGSARAAWATARRDGGRHPSPNAGRCEAAMAGGLGVRLGGTIRYGDGQGGPAPRAAGGTELRGPFGHGPPPGPADVRRAVRLSRLAGAAAAALASTASLAATAPWRQR; encoded by the coding sequence GTGAGCGCCGCGCCGGCTCTTGCGGTGGGCTGGGCCGCCGACGCGGCCGTCGGTGACCCGCGCCGCTTCCACCCCGTCGCGGGGTTCGGCGCGGCAGCGGCACGCGTCGAGGGTCGTTGGTGGCGCGACAGCCGGGCGGCGGGCACCACCTACGCCGGGATGCTCGTCGGCGCACCGACGGTCGCCGTATGGGCCCTGGACCGGTGGGCGCGCCGCCGCGGCGCCGTGCCGGCGGGCCTGCTCACCGCAGCGGTCGTGTGGGCGGCGACCGGTGGCCGCTCGCTCGCTGCCGCCGGCCGGCGCCTCGCCGGCGCGCTCGACCGCGACGACCTCCCCGCCGCCCGGGAGATCCTGCCGTCGCTCTGCGGGCGTGACCCGTCCGGCCTCGACGCCAAGGCGCTGGCGCAGGCGGGTGTCGAGTCGCTCGCCGAGAACACCGCCGACGCTGTCACCGGCCCGCTCGTGTGGGGAGCGCTCGCCGGCCCGGCGGGGGCCGTCGCGCACCGCTGCGCGAACACCCTCGACGCGATGGTCGGCCACCGCAGCCCCCGCCACGCGCGCTTCGGCTGGGCGGCGGCGCGCCTGGACGACGCGCTCGGTTGGCTGCCCGCCCGCGTGACGACGGTCCTGCTCGCCGCGCTCGCACCGGCGGTCGGGGGCTCGGCCCGGGCCGCGTGGGCGACCGCGCGCCGCGACGGCGGGCGCCACCCGAGCCCGAACGCCGGCCGCTGCGAGGCCGCCATGGCCGGCGGGCTCGGCGTCCGCCTCGGCGGGACGATCCGCTACGGCGACGGGCAGGGCGGCCCCGCCCCCCGCGCCGCCGGCGGCACAGAGCTGCGCGGCCCCTTCGGCCATGGTCCGCCGCCCGGGCCCGCCGACGTCCGCCGGGCCGTGCGCCTGTCGCGGCTCGCGGGGGCGGCCGCCGCTGCCCTGGCGTCGACGGCGTCCCTGGCCGCAACGGCTCCGTGGAGGCAACGGTGA